Proteins encoded in a region of the Perca fluviatilis chromosome 6, GENO_Pfluv_1.0, whole genome shotgun sequence genome:
- the LOC120560800 gene encoding uncharacterized protein LOC120560800, whose protein sequence is MLCVLKLRERQILFPDSLFHLEASVGFGDQRYIQICSDLAQRIIPGEWTVIYSKDIKGLPRQEDGNACGIFMLMYALYIALGADFDFTTGDMDTIRTWWCLLLLSGHSVVRFAQKRKYEDPIIIADKDKEEAKRPRTIPPQQSERHETGLHDMGRSRLQPYSLVERASPLRPTPPILQFKVIRSRLSDRGPPHPAYMQLNMFENHMKIIVCKER, encoded by the exons ATGCTCTGT GTTTTgaagctgagagagagacaaatcCTTTTCCCAGACTCCTTATTCCATCTGGAAGCCTCAGTTGGCTTTGGCGATCAACGTTACATTCAGATTTGCAG CGATCTTGCACAGAGGATTATCCCAGGAGAATGGACTGTGATATACAGCAAGGACATCAAA GGTCTCCCAAGACAGGAAGATGGCAATGCCTGTGGGATCTTCATGTTAATG TATGCTCTTTACATTGCGCTGGGGGCAGATTTTGACTTCACAACT GGTGACATGGACACAATCAGGACATGGTGGTGCCTGTTGCTCCTGTCTGGTCATTCAGTTGTCAG GTTCGCACAGAAAAGGAAATATGAAGATCCCATC ATAATAGCAGATAAGGATAAGGAGGAGGCAAAGAGGCCCAGGACAATCCCTCCTCAACAGTCG GAACGGCATGAGACGGGACTGCATGACATgggacgctccaggctgcagccatacagtcttgTGGAAAGGGCTTCCCCACTGCGCCCCACCCCACCCATATTACAGTTTAAGGTTATCCGGAGCCGGCTATCCGACAGGGGCCCCCCGCACCCTGCCTATATGCAATTAAACATGTTTGAGAACCATATGAAGATAATAGTATGTAAGGAACGTTAA
- the dgcr6 gene encoding protein DGCR6: MESYPAVTDGDSTKHQERHYYLLSELQTLVKDLPSSFQQRLSYSTLGDLALALIDGTVYEIVQGLLDIQHLTEKNLYNQRQKLHCEHQALKQDLVRKHKDALQSCKSHNLALLKSNQQAEQEALEIRVREEQRMMDKKIVAEMDQKVIDQQNTLEKAGVPGFYITTNPQELTMQMNLLELILKLQQKESQSGII; the protein is encoded by the exons ATGGAGAGTTATCCCGCAGTCACTGACGGCGATTCTACAAAACACCAAGAAAGACATTACTACCTGTTATCTGAACTGCAAACCTTAGTCAAAGATTTACCAAG CTCCTTCCAGCAGCGCCTGTCCTACAGCACGCTGGGTGACCTGGCTCTAGCACTCATAGATGGAACGGTCTATGAGATTGTGCAGGGGCTTCTGGATATTCAGCATCTCACAGAGAAAAATCTGTACAACCAGAGGCAAAAGCTGCACTGTGAACACCAAG CACTCAAACAAGATCTTGTACGAAAACACAAAGATGCCTTGCAGTCATGCAAGTCTCACAACCTCGCGCTTCTCAAATCTAACCAACAAGCGGAGCAAGAG GCTCTGGAAATTCGTGTGCGAGAGGAACAAAGAATGATGGATAAGAAGATTGTAGCAGAGATGGATCAAAAGGTGATAGACCAGCAAAACACCTTGGAGAAAGCAGGAGTCCCTGGATTTTATATCACCACTAATCCTCAG GAGCTGACAATGCAGATGAACCTACTTGAATTGATCCTCAAGCTTCAACAGAAGGAGTCACAATCTGGAATTATTTGA